In Acidobacteriota bacterium, a single genomic region encodes these proteins:
- the hxpB gene encoding hexitol phosphatase HxpB yields the protein MIRAVIFDMDGVLVESEPLWRLAERQTFAEIGLELTDADCESTMGMRTDEVIQYWYRRSQWTGPTPAEVEARLEGRMRRLIAEKATAMHGVHESIQIAQREGLALGLATSSAPPLIEAVLAKLGLFDVFAVTHSAAEEKFGKPDPAVFLTTARLLGTNPNECVAIEDSPAGVRSAKAAGMRVIAVPPPHLFDESAYEHADFKLASLEELTVEMIK from the coding sequence GTGATTCGGGCAGTCATCTTCGACATGGACGGGGTCCTGGTCGAATCCGAGCCGCTGTGGCGACTCGCCGAGCGTCAGACCTTCGCCGAGATCGGCCTCGAGCTCACCGATGCAGACTGCGAATCCACCATGGGCATGCGGACCGACGAGGTCATCCAATACTGGTACCGCAGGTCCCAGTGGACCGGCCCGACGCCTGCAGAGGTCGAGGCACGCCTCGAGGGCCGCATGCGACGCCTGATCGCCGAGAAGGCTACCGCGATGCACGGCGTCCACGAGAGCATTCAGATAGCGCAACGAGAAGGCCTCGCCCTCGGGCTCGCGACTTCATCGGCTCCCCCATTGATCGAGGCGGTGCTGGCAAAGCTCGGTCTCTTCGACGTCTTTGCCGTGACTCACTCGGCGGCCGAGGAGAAGTTCGGCAAGCCGGACCCAGCGGTATTCCTGACCACCGCTCGCCTGCTCGGAACCAATCCGAACGAGTGTGTTGCGATCGAGGATTCGCCGGCCGGTGTCCGCTCGGCGAAAGCCGCAGGCATGCGCGTGATCGCGGTCCCCCCACCACATCTCTTCGACGAGTCGGCGTACGAACATGCTGATTTCAAGCTGGCGTCGTTGGAGGAGCTGACGGTCGAGATGATCAAGTGA
- a CDS encoding radical SAM protein has translation MMAIHLSGVHILLTYTCTYECDHCFAWGSPYQEGTLTLDQLDEILAQAEELRTVEWIYFEGGEPFLYQPVLVNAVATAARAGFKVGLVSNAYWATEVRDALEWLRPFAGLVQDLSVSNDLFHHTDEMDRTARNAAEAAKQLGIPVGTICIAQPETGADSVVGQLPLGESAVQFRGRAAVNLIEGVPRQSWESFTECPSEDFRNPGRVHLDPLGNVHICQGLSIGNVFTSTLKAICEAYDPDGHPVIGPLLVGGPAELVRRYGLPHEDGYADACHLCYEARRTLRDRFPDTLTPDQMYGDR, from the coding sequence ATGATGGCCATTCATCTTTCCGGCGTCCACATCCTCCTCACCTATACCTGCACCTACGAGTGCGACCACTGTTTCGCGTGGGGCAGCCCGTATCAGGAGGGCACCCTGACCCTCGATCAGCTCGACGAGATCCTCGCCCAGGCGGAGGAGCTGCGAACGGTCGAGTGGATCTACTTCGAGGGCGGGGAGCCATTTCTCTACCAGCCCGTACTGGTCAACGCGGTCGCAACAGCGGCCCGCGCCGGCTTCAAGGTCGGCCTGGTCAGTAACGCGTACTGGGCGACCGAGGTGCGGGACGCTCTCGAATGGCTGCGTCCGTTTGCGGGACTTGTTCAGGACCTGTCGGTTTCGAACGACCTATTCCATCACACGGACGAGATGGATCGCACGGCACGCAATGCCGCCGAGGCCGCGAAACAGCTCGGCATTCCGGTCGGCACGATCTGCATCGCCCAGCCGGAAACAGGGGCCGATTCGGTCGTGGGTCAGCTGCCGCTTGGAGAATCAGCCGTGCAGTTTCGCGGCAGGGCAGCGGTGAATTTGATCGAGGGTGTCCCACGCCAGTCCTGGGAAAGCTTCACGGAATGTCCGAGCGAGGACTTCCGGAATCCCGGACGGGTCCACCTCGATCCCCTCGGCAACGTTCACATTTGCCAGGGCCTTTCGATCGGGAACGTCTTCACGTCGACCCTGAAGGCAATCTGTGAGGCCTACGATCCGGACGGTCATCCGGTCATCGGACCGTTGCTGGTCGGTGGTCCCGCCGAGTTGGTGCGCCGATACGGGCTGCCGCACGAGGACGGGTATGCCGACGCGTGCCACCTGTGCTACGAGGCGCGGCGGACGCTGCGCGACCGTTTCCCCGACACCCTCACCCCCGACCAGATGTACGGCGACCGATAA
- a CDS encoding site-2 protease family protein, translating into MEYEQQYPEPQPERRGLSIFGFPLRIDFFFFISAWLIGGRQEPQWMVVWVVVVFTGVLAHELGHAFAGRKLGLEPWIRLMAFGGMTSWMRPRPLTAGQQIMLSAAGPAVGIAIGGGGLILTRFLAGAPPAVMTVLHYVVWVNLGWGVLNLLPILPLDGGHIAASIAGSVAGRNGLIAARVFSIVLTVGFGLWALVSGQWWIAILGVVLTIANVQALRAETAQR; encoded by the coding sequence ATGGAATACGAACAGCAGTACCCGGAGCCGCAACCCGAACGCCGTGGGCTTTCAATATTCGGTTTCCCCCTGCGGATCGACTTCTTCTTCTTCATCAGCGCGTGGCTGATCGGCGGCCGGCAGGAACCGCAGTGGATGGTGGTGTGGGTGGTGGTCGTATTCACCGGGGTGCTTGCGCACGAGCTCGGTCACGCGTTTGCCGGACGGAAACTCGGGCTCGAACCATGGATCCGCCTGATGGCGTTCGGCGGCATGACCAGTTGGATGCGACCGCGCCCGCTGACCGCCGGCCAGCAGATCATGCTGAGCGCCGCCGGTCCCGCGGTGGGGATCGCGATCGGCGGTGGTGGGCTGATCCTGACGCGTTTCCTTGCCGGCGCGCCACCGGCCGTGATGACGGTGCTCCATTACGTGGTGTGGGTCAACCTGGGCTGGGGCGTCCTCAACCTGTTGCCGATACTGCCGCTCGACGGTGGTCACATCGCGGCGTCGATCGCAGGATCGGTCGCCGGCCGCAACGGCCTCATCGCTGCCCGCGTGTTTTCGATCGTCCTCACGGTCGGCTTCGGCCTGTGGGCGCTGGTCTCCGGCCAGTGGTGGATCGCGATCCTCGGCGTCGTGCTGACGATCGCCAACGTGCAGGCCCTGCGGGCGGAAACGGCTCAGCGCTGA
- a CDS encoding DMT family transporter encodes MPTRARLALMTAAFLWAISFVATRVALETVPPLMVVTLRLLISALCFLPWIVAAGGTERIDLRRLGQLFLLSLFGTSLHYGTQTAGLQYTTASNASIYTTTGPITILLLSAVLLGERITFRKAVGVLVAVAGVLVVMGWETLSSFELGNVKGDLLVLASIVMWGLFTVFGKKMTDELGALRVTAWVTILGAATMIPIGWTEARTKGFSLADTSGEAWAAIAFLGVACSFLATLLYFVALGLSESQKVGVYLYTIPPMTAVVAALYLGEVITTNLVVGSILVIAGVALTERG; translated from the coding sequence ATGCCAACCCGTGCCCGCCTGGCCCTGATGACTGCGGCGTTCCTCTGGGCGATATCCTTCGTTGCCACCAGGGTGGCGCTGGAGACGGTGCCGCCGCTGATGGTCGTCACCCTGCGCCTTTTGATCTCGGCCCTCTGCTTCCTTCCCTGGATTGTCGCTGCGGGCGGCACCGAACGGATCGACCTCCGCAGGTTGGGGCAGCTTTTTCTCCTGAGCCTCTTCGGCACCAGCCTCCACTACGGAACTCAGACCGCGGGCCTGCAGTACACGACCGCTTCGAACGCATCGATCTACACCACGACCGGACCGATCACGATTCTTCTGCTGTCGGCAGTTCTGCTTGGCGAGCGCATCACCTTTCGCAAGGCTGTCGGTGTTCTCGTCGCGGTCGCGGGCGTGCTCGTCGTGATGGGTTGGGAGACCCTGTCATCGTTCGAGCTCGGCAACGTCAAGGGCGATTTGCTGGTGCTCGCGAGTATCGTCATGTGGGGATTGTTCACGGTCTTCGGCAAGAAGATGACGGACGAGCTCGGTGCCCTCCGCGTGACCGCCTGGGTGACGATCCTCGGTGCGGCGACCATGATTCCGATTGGCTGGACGGAAGCAAGAACAAAGGGCTTCTCGCTCGCGGATACGTCCGGCGAAGCATGGGCGGCGATCGCCTTCCTCGGCGTCGCGTGCTCGTTCCTCGCGACGCTGCTGTACTTCGTGGCTCTCGGGCTCTCGGAGTCGCAGAAGGTAGGTGTCTACCTGTACACGATACCGCCGATGACGGCGGTGGTCGCCGCCCTCTACCTCGGCGAGGTCATCACCACGAACCTGGTGGTCGGTTCAATCTTGGTGATCGCCGGCGTCGCCCTCACCGAACGCGGGTGA
- a CDS encoding AAA family ATPase, whose amino-acid sequence MYEEFYGLKAPPFNITPDPAYLFFSRRHRQAFEHILFGVTERKGFIQITGEVGAGKSTLCRKVLEELRDGYSTALILNPVMTPIQLMRSILRELQLKDTGNDRVRLVERLNEFLLEKAHAGEIVVLFIDEAQDLSDELLEQVRLLSNLETDQHKLLQIVLIGQPELRDRLDRNELRQLRQRITVRYHLNPIDRGETVAYIQHRLLIAGSNGRPSFTRPALRAIHRYSRGVPRLINAVCDKALLCGYVQGRDHLGWWQVRRAVHDLEGQGW is encoded by the coding sequence ATGTACGAGGAGTTCTACGGTCTCAAGGCCCCGCCGTTCAACATCACGCCGGATCCGGCCTATCTCTTCTTCAGCCGTCGTCACCGCCAGGCTTTCGAGCACATTCTTTTCGGAGTCACCGAGCGTAAGGGTTTCATCCAGATCACCGGTGAGGTCGGCGCCGGAAAGAGCACCCTTTGCCGCAAGGTCCTGGAAGAGCTTCGCGACGGATACTCTACGGCCCTGATCCTCAACCCGGTAATGACGCCGATCCAGCTCATGCGCTCGATTCTGCGCGAACTCCAACTGAAGGACACCGGCAACGACCGAGTGCGGCTGGTCGAACGCCTCAACGAGTTCCTGCTTGAAAAGGCCCATGCCGGCGAAATCGTCGTCCTGTTCATCGACGAGGCGCAGGACCTGTCGGACGAGCTCCTCGAACAGGTCCGCCTGCTGTCGAATCTCGAGACCGATCAACACAAGCTGCTGCAGATCGTACTCATCGGCCAGCCGGAACTGCGAGACCGCCTCGATCGCAACGAGCTTCGACAGCTTCGTCAGCGAATCACGGTTCGATATCACCTCAACCCGATCGACCGAGGCGAAACGGTGGCCTACATTCAGCATCGCCTGCTGATCGCCGGTTCCAACGGGCGGCCGTCCTTCACCCGTCCCGCGTTGCGTGCCATCCACCGCTACTCCCGTGGCGTGCCGAGATTGATCAACGCCGTCTGCGACAAGGCGTTGCTCTGCGGATACGTCCAGGGCCGTGACCACCTCGGTTGGTGGCAGGTTCGCCGTGCGGTTCACGATCTCGAGGGACAGGGCTGGTGA